The Chamaesiphon minutus PCC 6605 DNA window GCTTTGTTCGTTGCTGCTCTAACTTTACCCATTCAGTTGGTGTGGGATAACGCTGGTTATTTTCGTCATACCAATACAGCCACTCTCTAGTTATACCGCCGTAGTCGCCCCGCTCGTAGCCGATACCCAATCCAAGTTCTGGCATCCATAAGGGATTACTAGTTTGTAACTCATAGATGCCATTTATCAGTTTGTAGATCTCTAATTTAGGTTTGCGCCGCCGTTGGGAATTATAAATTACATAGTAGAGAATCCCTAGCTCGGCATATCGATCTAGCTTGGTGGTATATTCCTGTCGATAAGTAGCTGAGACGATTTCAATCGCGAGGCTGGGTACCACCAACTCATCCCATAGTACATAACTGGGCTGCAGTTCTTCGTCGTAGCATCTTTCTACGCCCAAGCTGAGGAAACCATCGGGTACGATTGGCGGTAAATCTGGATCGAAATAAATTGCCATATCGATGCCAAACAGCCAATCCATGCGCTGTGCCCACAAAATCAGTAGGATTGATTTTAATAATCCAGGGATTAATTCTTGGAGTTCGCTATCCACAGGGGTGTCGTCGGAGCAGGGCAATTCTTCGGCAGAGGGTAGGCATCTGCGCAGTTCGGATTGGAACATGGCTACTATACCAAACTAGATAAGTGTATTTTAGCAAGGCTCGATCGACAATTATATTAATTTAGATTTTTGAACCACAGAGGCACAGCGATTTGCGAAAAGTCTAGTTCCCCGACAGTTTACGAGCAGAGCGGGACAGAGGCACACAGATCGCACAGACAATCAAAGATATTAACGCCATTCCGCTACCCAACCTACAAATCTATCTTCATTGAGAAGGATTATCTTCGATCGGGAAATCTGGCTCGCCCTTACGATCGCCTACCAAATTAGATAACTTTATCCACTGCTCGATACTAAGATCTTCAGCACGAGCTTCATCACTGATATTTAATGATGCGAGAAGTTCGACGAGTGATTCTCGATCGATCGCGCTTTGGAGATTATTTCTCAACATCTTCCGCCGCGTACTAAAACCCAATCTTACTAAATTATTTAATAATTTTGGATTATTAGCAGTCAACTCCAACCTTCTCGGTGTCAGTCTAATCACGGCAGAATCAACCTTTGGTGGCGGCGAAAAGTCGCGAGCGGGCACGGGACAAATTAATTCGCAGTGAGCTAAATATTGTACGCGAATCGATAAAGCTCCAAAAGCTTTGGTGCTGGGTTTTGCAAACAATCTGTCACCGACTTCTTTTTGAACTAATAACACGATCGAATCAAATGGTCGCTCTGCGGGATGGACGATATTACCTAAAAGTTTTTCGAGGATCGGCCCTGTAATATTATAAGGAATATTTGCAACGACTTTATTAGCTTGTTGAAATTTAGGAAAAGCGGTTAAATTACCATCGACATCGAGGTTGAGAAAGTCATTTTCTAATAAAATAAAATTATCGAGATGACCCATTTTTTTAACCAATAGCGCACTCAAATCCCGATCGATCTCCACTGCTACCACCGCACTTGCCGCTGCCACCAGCCGACGGGTGAGAATGCCAGTACCAGGGCCGATTTCCAGAATGCGATCGGTAGGAGCGATCTTCGCGGCGGTGATAATTCGATCGAGTACTTGTTCGTTACGCAACCAGTGTTGTCCGAATTGTTTCTTGGTCTTCATCTAGGGGATAGAGGGTAGAGGGTAGAGGGTAGAAAGAAATTCTTACCCTTTAATCTTTGTTTGTAATATTCAAACTTCAGATCGATCGACTGCATAGCAATCCTCGATCCATTACTGTTCGGTTAGACAGCTAGACAGCGGTTTCAACCGTCGCTAACGTTGCCAAGTCCGCTTTCT harbors:
- a CDS encoding Uma2 family endonuclease, with protein sequence MFQSELRRCLPSAEELPCSDDTPVDSELQELIPGLLKSILLILWAQRMDWLFGIDMAIYFDPDLPPIVPDGFLSLGVERCYDEELQPSYVLWDELVVPSLAIEIVSATYRQEYTTKLDRYAELGILYYVIYNSQRRRKPKLEIYKLINGIYELQTSNPLWMPELGLGIGYERGDYGGITREWLYWYDENNQRYPTPTEWVKLEQQRTKLEIAKTREAQAEFQRAQAESQRAQAESQRAQAESQQAQAESQRAQERANRLATKLRDLGIDPDDI
- the rsmA gene encoding 16S rRNA (adenine(1518)-N(6)/adenine(1519)-N(6))-dimethyltransferase RsmA, producing the protein MKTKKQFGQHWLRNEQVLDRIITAAKIAPTDRILEIGPGTGILTRRLVAAASAVVAVEIDRDLSALLVKKMGHLDNFILLENDFLNLDVDGNLTAFPKFQQANKVVANIPYNITGPILEKLLGNIVHPAERPFDSIVLLVQKEVGDRLFAKPSTKAFGALSIRVQYLAHCELICPVPARDFSPPPKVDSAVIRLTPRRLELTANNPKLLNNLVRLGFSTRRKMLRNNLQSAIDRESLVELLASLNISDEARAEDLSIEQWIKLSNLVGDRKGEPDFPIEDNPSQ